In the genome of Deinococcus deserti VCD115, one region contains:
- the thrS gene encoding threonine--tRNA ligase has translation MHVVLPDGKQLELPMGATALDAASAIGPRLAQDALAATANGELVDLMTPLPDGASITLITKKNPGDAAPLFRHSLGHVMSQAVGEYYRAKGYSDDRIKRGVGPSIENGWYQDFDLPEPLREEDLPEIEKIMREILSRNLAFRRREVSKAEGLAQFPHDPYKQELIQGLPDDEPITFYQQGDYVDLCRGPHFPSTGRLPGAFKLMSTSGAYWRGNEKNPILQRVYGVAFASQKELDEYLHQLEEAKRRDHRKLGRELELFTIDPLVGKGLPLWLPNGTVLREELAGFLKEQQFRRGYQGVITPNIGNLELYKTSGHYPYYADGQFNPIEVDDEQYMLKPMNCPHHVRIYASKPRSYRDLPVRLAEFGTVYRYEQSGELNGLTRVRGFTQDDAHLFCRPDQLKKEFLDVLDLTVLVLKTFGMNDVRFRVGTRDPESDKYVGDEANWELAERQILEAVDEVGLPYTIEPGDAAFYGPKLDFVVKDVLGREWQLGTIQVDYNLPERFDISYVGEDGQDHRPIMIHRAPFGSLERFVGILIEHYAGDFPLWLAPRQVMIIPIADRHNEYAEELRSELHAAGLRAEVDDSSNRMQAKVRTAELSKIPVMLIVGDKEQEARQVSVRERSVEGHKERKGVAFDDLCAELLERYRARI, from the coding sequence ATGCACGTCGTTCTTCCTGACGGTAAACAACTTGAACTGCCCATGGGTGCCACCGCGCTGGACGCGGCCAGTGCCATCGGCCCACGCCTGGCCCAGGACGCGCTGGCTGCAACCGCCAACGGTGAACTGGTGGATCTGATGACGCCGCTGCCTGACGGAGCCAGCATCACCCTGATCACCAAGAAGAACCCGGGTGACGCTGCGCCGCTGTTCCGGCACTCGCTGGGCCACGTGATGAGCCAGGCTGTCGGAGAGTACTACCGCGCCAAGGGGTACTCCGACGACCGCATCAAGCGGGGCGTGGGCCCCAGCATCGAGAACGGCTGGTACCAGGATTTCGATCTGCCCGAGCCCCTGCGTGAAGAGGACCTGCCCGAGATCGAGAAGATCATGCGCGAGATCCTGTCGCGTAACCTGGCCTTCAGGCGCCGCGAGGTCAGCAAAGCCGAAGGACTGGCGCAATTTCCACACGACCCGTACAAGCAGGAGCTGATTCAGGGGCTGCCCGACGACGAGCCCATCACCTTCTACCAGCAGGGTGACTACGTGGACCTGTGCCGTGGCCCTCACTTTCCCTCCACGGGCCGCCTGCCGGGTGCGTTCAAGCTGATGAGCACCTCCGGCGCCTACTGGCGCGGCAACGAGAAAAACCCCATCCTGCAGCGTGTGTACGGTGTGGCCTTTGCCAGCCAGAAGGAACTCGACGAGTACCTGCATCAGCTTGAGGAAGCCAAGCGGCGCGATCATCGCAAGCTGGGCCGTGAACTTGAACTGTTTACCATCGATCCCCTTGTCGGCAAGGGGTTGCCGCTGTGGCTGCCCAACGGCACGGTGCTGCGCGAGGAACTTGCCGGCTTCCTCAAAGAGCAGCAGTTCCGCCGTGGCTACCAGGGGGTCATCACCCCCAACATCGGGAACCTGGAGCTGTACAAGACCAGCGGTCACTACCCGTACTACGCCGATGGTCAGTTCAACCCTATCGAGGTGGACGATGAGCAGTACATGCTCAAGCCCATGAACTGCCCGCACCACGTGCGGATCTACGCCAGCAAGCCGCGCAGCTACCGCGACCTGCCGGTACGTCTGGCAGAGTTCGGTACGGTGTACCGCTACGAGCAGAGCGGTGAACTCAACGGCCTGACGCGGGTGCGCGGCTTCACGCAGGACGACGCGCACCTGTTCTGCCGCCCGGATCAGCTGAAAAAAGAATTCCTGGACGTGCTGGACCTGACGGTGCTGGTCCTGAAGACCTTCGGCATGAACGACGTGCGCTTCCGGGTGGGCACCCGCGACCCCGAGAGCGACAAGTACGTGGGCGACGAGGCGAACTGGGAACTCGCTGAACGCCAGATTCTCGAGGCGGTGGATGAGGTCGGCCTGCCCTACACCATCGAGCCTGGGGACGCCGCCTTCTATGGGCCCAAGCTGGACTTTGTGGTCAAGGACGTGCTGGGCCGCGAGTGGCAGCTGGGCACCATTCAGGTGGACTACAACCTGCCGGAGCGTTTCGACATTTCCTACGTGGGCGAAGACGGCCAGGACCACCGTCCGATCATGATTCACCGCGCGCCGTTTGGCAGCCTGGAGCGCTTCGTGGGCATCCTGATCGAGCACTACGCCGGAGACTTCCCATTGTGGCTGGCGCCTCGGCAGGTCATGATCATCCCGATTGCCGACCGTCATAACGAATACGCTGAGGAGTTGCGCAGCGAACTGCATGCCGCAGGCCTGCGCGCCGAGGTGGATGACAGTTCCAACCGCATGCAGGCCAAGGTCCGCACCGCCGAGCTCAGCAAGATCCCGGTGATGCTGATCGTGGGCGACAAGGAGCAGGAAGCCCGGCAGGTCAGCGTGCGCGAACGCAGCGTCGAAGGGCACAAGGAGCGCAAGGGCGTGGCCTTCGACGACCTGTGCGCCGAACTGCTGGAGCGTTACCGCGCCCGAATCTGA
- a CDS encoding DsbA family protein encodes MNKVLLGLVWGVALAPVASAQLWETPQATVRQEVLKDFSVAGNVLQGPETRVTLDVSGGRVVGVLVEAATGTALARGVAAAWGMREADLPQLVRQLSSSELLASARRGFTEFTDESEQDMITVKVTGQGAQVRWRAYLALKIWPDAAFPATRNVSGRADAPNSIRIFSDFQCPYCRDLWHETLPGWARQTTQYRVAHYHFPLDFHKNAFAAAEASECAAAQGAFWKMADQIFAGFDVWNRLSARDAATQFRTYAGNAKLTPATFEKCMTQRSSRAVVDAQIKAGLTLGVKGTPTVFLNGMKLQNYTDASEWAQVQAVTTAKPSAAQLIESRLAQFR; translated from the coding sequence GTGAATAAAGTTTTGCTGGGGCTGGTATGGGGAGTGGCATTGGCCCCGGTCGCGAGTGCGCAATTGTGGGAGACGCCCCAGGCGACCGTTCGGCAGGAGGTCCTGAAGGACTTCAGCGTTGCAGGCAATGTACTCCAAGGTCCCGAAACCCGCGTGACCCTGGATGTCAGCGGCGGACGGGTGGTGGGCGTACTAGTCGAGGCCGCCACAGGCACTGCCCTGGCCCGTGGAGTGGCCGCGGCCTGGGGAATGCGGGAAGCTGACCTGCCGCAACTTGTCCGGCAGCTGAGCAGCTCTGAACTGCTGGCCTCGGCCCGCCGTGGGTTCACTGAATTCACGGACGAGAGCGAGCAGGACATGATCACTGTCAAAGTTACTGGTCAGGGCGCGCAGGTCCGGTGGCGCGCTTATCTGGCCCTGAAAATCTGGCCGGATGCGGCTTTCCCCGCCACGCGGAACGTTTCAGGGCGAGCCGACGCGCCGAATAGCATCCGGATTTTCAGTGACTTCCAGTGTCCCTACTGCCGCGATCTGTGGCATGAGACCCTGCCCGGCTGGGCCAGGCAGACCACGCAGTACCGCGTGGCGCACTACCACTTTCCACTGGACTTTCACAAGAATGCCTTTGCCGCCGCCGAAGCCAGCGAATGTGCTGCGGCGCAGGGAGCCTTCTGGAAGATGGCAGATCAGATCTTCGCAGGGTTCGATGTCTGGAACCGGCTCTCCGCCCGGGACGCGGCCACACAGTTTCGCACCTACGCTGGCAACGCCAAGCTCACTCCAGCGACCTTTGAGAAGTGCATGACCCAGCGCTCGTCGCGCGCTGTGGTGGATGCACAGATCAAGGCGGGGCTGACCCTGGGGGTCAAGGGAACCCCGACCGTGTTCCTCAATGGGATGAAGCTACAGAACTACACCGATGCCTCTGAGTGGGCTCAGGTGCAGGCTGTCACGACCGCGAAGCCCAGCGCTGCACAGCTGATCGAATCGCGACTCGCGCAGTTCCGTTAA
- a CDS encoding bifunctional DNA primase/polymerase, whose protein sequence is MSTPPIKGISLTGWATGDYAQHYTDTMGFGLVPIPQGQKGPRGTGWNKPENALRDSVQAAARFGHSGENMGLLHSVSGTAVIDVDHQEYAQMALAAVGIDLVALVPQNPWRIHGQKGEKPVYLVPEGMLLPHHKLVWPCTTGGPDITVFELRSAGVQDVLPPSIHPQTQKPYVWVNGVPPSREVLPELPAELVTLWQNWHELLPVMQAACPWNKVKLAPEIKPTRHQPKTNASVIEAYNARFTPGEVLERCGYQRTGQNDWMFPGSTSGSAGVHLLPNQDLLPKVFSHHQADPLCNGHGHDAFSVFCTLEHQGNVHEAVKAAAHLLGLSLRDDRTEAESSTASADGQDTDRRMSKSTRALQLVLDAGEPWRDEHGQAYLTVQAQGRREHHRLTSRGARDYAGDLFFEKEQRILGNQALTEVLDTLAARARREGQEYPTGQRVKHWQGKVYLDLGRDDWQVVEVAGGAWRLLSAEECPVRFTRSPQMLPLPLPEDPGTLSPLSDLLNTNRRGLILCTAFLLGALSAQGPYAHLAFKGEQGVGKSTAASTLQRLVDPSTATRRRAPRKEQDLFIAARSAHVLSFDNLSSISADLSDSLCCLSTGGSFATRTLHTNDEETVLQAMRPAILNGIADLLTRADLAERTLLVELQRIEASQRLTEQELENRFVQAHPQVLGALLTALATGLQRLQDTHLEQAPRLADFAKLLVAAEPSLPWEPGEFLQVYTDMQDEAARVVLEGDDVAQALQDFLDERKWWEGPVNLLLNLLNEQEGIMAGFKRPAPDWPKSARALGERLRRLAPALSKTGYTTEFLGRRKDGLYYRMRKTEAEMFTTYTHAK, encoded by the coding sequence GTGAGCACTCCACCTATCAAGGGCATAAGCCTGACCGGATGGGCCACCGGCGACTACGCCCAGCACTACACCGACACGATGGGTTTTGGCCTGGTGCCCATCCCACAGGGGCAGAAGGGCCCGCGTGGTACCGGTTGGAACAAGCCAGAGAACGCACTGCGTGATTCTGTGCAGGCCGCGGCCCGCTTCGGACACAGCGGGGAGAACATGGGTCTGTTGCACAGCGTCAGCGGTACAGCAGTAATCGACGTGGATCATCAAGAGTATGCGCAGATGGCGCTGGCCGCAGTTGGGATTGATCTGGTGGCCCTTGTGCCGCAAAACCCTTGGCGTATTCACGGCCAGAAAGGCGAAAAGCCAGTGTATCTCGTGCCTGAAGGCATGCTTCTCCCCCACCACAAGCTCGTGTGGCCCTGCACGACTGGTGGGCCTGACATCACGGTCTTTGAATTGCGCTCTGCAGGTGTACAGGATGTTCTGCCGCCTTCTATTCATCCGCAGACGCAAAAGCCGTATGTGTGGGTCAATGGCGTCCCCCCGAGCCGGGAGGTCCTACCCGAGTTGCCGGCAGAGTTGGTAACGCTGTGGCAGAACTGGCATGAGTTGTTGCCCGTAATGCAGGCCGCTTGTCCCTGGAACAAGGTCAAACTCGCGCCTGAGATTAAGCCGACGCGGCACCAGCCCAAGACCAACGCCAGTGTGATCGAGGCCTACAACGCTCGCTTCACTCCGGGCGAAGTGCTGGAACGCTGTGGGTATCAGCGCACTGGGCAGAACGACTGGATGTTTCCTGGCAGCACGAGCGGCTCAGCGGGCGTACACCTGCTGCCGAATCAGGACCTTCTGCCCAAGGTGTTTTCGCATCACCAGGCCGATCCTCTATGCAACGGTCACGGGCATGATGCCTTCAGCGTGTTTTGCACGCTGGAGCACCAGGGCAACGTCCACGAGGCGGTGAAGGCGGCAGCACACCTGCTGGGGCTTTCCCTGCGTGACGACAGGACAGAGGCAGAAAGCTCTACTGCTTCTGCTGACGGTCAGGACACGGATCGGCGAATGAGCAAGAGCACACGTGCCCTGCAGCTGGTTCTTGACGCAGGAGAACCGTGGCGTGACGAGCACGGCCAGGCTTACCTGACAGTGCAGGCTCAGGGGCGTCGTGAGCACCACCGCCTGACTTCGAGAGGTGCACGGGACTATGCGGGCGACCTGTTCTTCGAGAAGGAGCAACGCATCCTGGGTAACCAGGCGCTCACTGAAGTGCTGGACACGCTGGCCGCCCGTGCCCGCCGTGAAGGTCAGGAATATCCCACGGGCCAGCGGGTTAAACACTGGCAGGGCAAGGTCTATCTCGACCTGGGCCGCGATGACTGGCAGGTGGTGGAAGTGGCGGGAGGGGCCTGGCGCCTCCTGTCTGCGGAAGAGTGCCCCGTTCGCTTCACGCGTTCGCCGCAGATGCTGCCCCTGCCTCTCCCCGAGGACCCGGGCACCCTGAGCCCGTTGTCTGACCTGCTGAATACGAACCGGCGTGGCCTGATTCTCTGTACCGCCTTTCTGCTGGGTGCTCTGTCTGCCCAGGGCCCATATGCCCACCTGGCTTTTAAGGGAGAGCAGGGCGTGGGGAAAAGTACCGCTGCCAGTACGCTGCAACGGCTCGTTGACCCGAGCACAGCCACCCGGCGCCGAGCACCCAGGAAGGAACAGGACCTGTTCATCGCAGCGCGCAGTGCTCATGTCCTGAGCTTCGACAACCTGTCCAGCATCTCTGCAGATCTGAGTGACAGCCTGTGCTGCCTGTCCACCGGGGGATCGTTTGCCACCCGGACGCTGCACACAAACGACGAAGAGACGGTTCTGCAGGCCATGCGTCCGGCCATTCTCAACGGTATCGCGGATCTGCTGACGCGGGCCGATCTGGCCGAGCGGACCCTGCTGGTGGAATTGCAGCGCATCGAAGCCAGCCAGCGCCTTACGGAACAGGAACTGGAAAACCGGTTTGTCCAGGCGCACCCTCAGGTGTTAGGGGCACTGCTTACTGCCCTGGCTACGGGGCTGCAGCGCCTGCAGGATACGCATTTGGAACAGGCGCCACGCCTGGCGGACTTTGCCAAGCTCCTCGTGGCTGCCGAGCCCAGCCTGCCCTGGGAACCCGGCGAGTTTCTGCAGGTCTACACCGACATGCAGGACGAAGCGGCCCGCGTAGTCCTGGAAGGCGATGACGTGGCCCAGGCGCTTCAAGACTTCCTGGACGAGAGGAAGTGGTGGGAAGGGCCAGTCAACCTGCTGCTGAACCTGCTGAACGAGCAGGAAGGCATCATGGCCGGGTTCAAGCGTCCTGCGCCTGATTGGCCCAAGAGTGCCCGGGCATTGGGAGAGCGTCTGCGCCGGTTGGCCCCTGCTCTGTCGAAGACGGGCTACACCACCGAGTTTCTGGGCCGGCGCAAGGACGGGCTGTACTACCGCATGCGGAAAACCGAGGCGGAAATGTTCACCACGTACACCCATGCCAAATAA
- a CDS encoding tyrosine-type recombinase/integrase: MKKSATTASRARKENNGNGEGSVYKYRNGYRWQLREKFQGKMVVVTSGSEATKLDAKRALARAITDRERGLLVASEKVTVGEWLDRWLHLRKPHVRETTFEQYELRLRLYVPEELKRLTLNKVKRAHILELEAQLSEHLRASTRKKVMEHLSAAFKEAMHQDLLVKNPADSIKVSASLAEKRQPKRRKALTDAELVTFLQEAQSDPLFPLFYLLFSLGLRCSEALGLRWGDVDFEYREIHIVQANKLVKNKPRLGELKTENSRRTLPASPDLLAVLRAHQQNQNVLKAQLGGTWPPHDLIFTTGLGTLLDRHNVQRNIHRICERAGIEKFGTHSGRHTNITNLLRAGHLPEVVAKIAGHSRPSTAMLHYRTVMRDEIRNAEFSLQRHLTLREAAD, from the coding sequence ATGAAAAAATCGGCTACAACCGCGAGCAGGGCTCGCAAAGAGAACAACGGCAATGGCGAGGGCAGCGTCTACAAGTACCGGAACGGGTACCGGTGGCAACTCCGGGAGAAATTCCAGGGAAAGATGGTGGTCGTGACCAGTGGCTCTGAAGCCACCAAGCTGGACGCCAAGCGAGCGCTCGCTCGCGCCATCACAGACCGGGAACGAGGCCTGCTGGTGGCCAGCGAGAAGGTTACCGTCGGGGAATGGCTGGACCGCTGGCTGCACCTGCGCAAACCCCACGTGCGTGAAACGACTTTCGAGCAGTACGAGTTGCGCCTGAGGCTCTACGTGCCCGAAGAGTTGAAGCGCCTGACTCTCAACAAGGTCAAACGGGCTCACATTCTGGAGCTTGAAGCGCAGCTCAGTGAGCATCTCCGGGCCAGTACGAGGAAGAAGGTGATGGAACATTTGAGCGCCGCATTCAAAGAAGCCATGCACCAGGACCTCCTGGTGAAGAATCCGGCCGACAGCATCAAGGTCTCGGCATCCCTGGCCGAGAAGCGCCAGCCCAAGCGGCGCAAGGCCCTGACCGATGCCGAGCTGGTCACCTTTCTGCAGGAGGCACAGAGCGATCCGCTCTTCCCACTGTTCTACCTGCTGTTCTCGCTGGGCCTGCGGTGCAGTGAGGCACTTGGCCTTCGTTGGGGTGACGTGGACTTCGAGTACCGCGAAATCCATATCGTGCAGGCGAACAAGCTGGTGAAGAACAAACCCAGGCTGGGCGAGCTGAAGACCGAGAACTCCCGCCGCACGCTGCCGGCCAGTCCGGATCTGCTGGCGGTGCTCAGGGCACATCAGCAGAATCAGAATGTCCTCAAGGCACAGCTGGGTGGGACCTGGCCGCCGCATGACCTGATCTTCACCACGGGTCTGGGGACGCTCCTGGACCGGCACAACGTGCAACGCAACATTCACCGGATCTGCGAACGGGCGGGGATCGAGAAGTTCGGAACCCATTCGGGGCGCCACACGAACATCACGAATCTGCTGCGCGCTGGTCACCTGCCGGAGGTGGTCGCCAAGATTGCGGGGCACTCCCGCCCCTCGACCGCCATGCTTCATTACCGGACGGTGATGCGGGACGAGATCCGCAACGCGGAGTTCAGCCTGCAGCGACACCTGACGTTGAGGGAGGCAGCTGACTGA
- a CDS encoding helix-turn-helix domain-containing protein, translated as MTNHMTPLDTKDLTPMTDRTTLVPQVYTPKEAETLLRLSKNTVNALLNSGQLRAVRYGRKWLIPHAAIAEFLQAETQ; from the coding sequence ATGACTAACCACATGACACCGCTGGACACCAAAGACCTCACCCCCATGACCGACCGGACCACGCTCGTGCCCCAGGTGTACACGCCGAAGGAAGCGGAAACGCTGCTGCGGCTGTCCAAGAACACCGTTAACGCCCTGCTGAACTCCGGGCAGCTGCGGGCCGTGCGCTACGGACGTAAGTGGCTGATCCCGCATGCTGCGATCGCTGAGTTCCTGCAGGCGGAGACCCAGTGA
- a CDS encoding esterase/lipase family protein produces the protein MHTPSKALAAALTATLLSACGTTPPEVPEPSLPAAPEIAPQIITRHPVLFVHGYRSSGSVWNTMIANFKQDGWTDAQLFNWSYDSTRSNSATAELIRQKVDAILAQTGAARVDIISHSMGGLSSRYFLKNLGGTSKVDAWVSLGGPNHGTNTANGCWYSSCYEMREGSSFLNSLNSEDETPGFVRYATWWSACDEIINPDRSVLLSGALNTQTACMSHSRLYQSTTVYTQVRDLIHR, from the coding sequence ATGCATACTCCCTCCAAGGCCCTGGCTGCTGCGCTGACAGCCACTTTGCTCTCTGCCTGCGGCACTACGCCTCCAGAGGTTCCTGAGCCCAGCCTGCCGGCTGCCCCAGAAATCGCGCCGCAGATCATCACGCGTCACCCGGTCCTGTTTGTGCACGGGTACAGGTCCAGCGGGTCAGTCTGGAACACCATGATTGCCAATTTCAAACAGGACGGCTGGACCGATGCCCAGCTGTTCAACTGGTCCTACGATTCCACGCGCTCCAATTCCGCAACCGCTGAACTGATCCGTCAGAAGGTGGACGCAATCCTGGCCCAGACCGGAGCCGCCCGGGTAGATATCATCTCGCATTCTATGGGCGGACTGTCATCCCGCTACTTCCTCAAAAACCTTGGGGGAACAAGCAAAGTGGATGCCTGGGTCTCGCTGGGTGGGCCTAACCACGGTACGAATACCGCCAATGGCTGCTGGTACAGTTCCTGTTACGAAATGCGTGAAGGTTCTTCCTTCCTGAATTCGCTGAACAGCGAAGATGAAACGCCGGGGTTCGTCCGATACGCCACCTGGTGGTCCGCCTGCGACGAAATCATCAATCCTGACCGGAGTGTGCTGCTGTCCGGAGCACTCAACACGCAGACCGCCTGTATGAGCCACAGCCGGCTGTACCAGAGCACCACCGTATACACGCAGGTGCGTGACCTGATTCACCGTTGA